The genomic DNA GGACTTCACAGTTGAGGTTGAAAGATCTCTAAGAGTTCTTGACGGTTCAGTTGCTGTATTCTGTGCAAAAGGTGGGGTTGAGCCTCAATCAGAAAATGTATGGAGACAAGCTGAAACTTATGGAGTACCTAGAATAGCTTTTGTAAATAAAATGGATATATTAGGTGCAGATTTCTACAATGTTGTAAGCATGATGAAATCTAGATTAAATTCTAATGCAGTTCCTATGCAATTACCAATAGGTAAAGAAGATTCATTTATAGGTATAATAGACTTATTAAAAATGGATGCTGTTATATACAAAGACGACCTAGGGGTTGAAATGGAAGAAACAGATATACCAGAAGATATGAAAGAATTAGCTGCTGAGTGGAGAGAAAAATTAGTTGAATCAGTAGCTGAAACTGATGAAGAATTAATGATGAAATACCTTGAAGGTGAAGAACTTACTATAGATGAATTAAAAGTTGCTATAAGAAAAGCTACTATAGCTTGTGAAATGAACCCAGTTTTCTGTGGTACAGCTTATAGAAACAAAGGTGTTCAGTTAGTAATAGATGCAGTTTTAGATTACTTACCAGCGCCAACTGATATACCAGCTATAAAAGGTATATTAGCAGATGGAGAAGAAGCTGAAAGACATTCTTCTGATGAAGAGCCATTCTCTGCATTAGCATTCAAAATAATGACTGACCCATTCGTTGGAAAACTAGCGTTCTTCAGAGTTTATTCTGGAACATTAGAATCAGGTTCTTATGTTTTAAATGCAACTAAGAATAAGAGAGAAAGAATTGGTCGTATATTACAAATGCATGCTAATACAAGAGAAGAAATAACTAAAGTGTATGCTGGAGATATAGCAGCAGCAGTAGGATTAAAAGATACTACTACTGGAGACACATTATGTGACCCTGCTAATCCAATAATACTTGAATCTATGGAATTCCCTGAGCCAGTTATATCTGTTGCTATAGAACCAAGTTCTAAAGCAGCTCAAGAAAAAATGGGTATAGCTCTTCAAAAATTAGCTGAAGAAGACCCAACTTTCACAGTTAAGACTGACCAAGAAACAGGACAAACTATAATATCTGGTATGGGTGAATTACACTTAGAGATAATAGTAGATAGATTATTAAGAGAATTTAAAGTAGAAGCTAAAGTTGGTGCACCACAAGTTGCATATAGAGAGACTATAACTCAACCAGTTGATGTTGAATACAAGTACTCTAAGCAATCAGGTGGTAGAGGACAATACGGTCACGTTAAGATTAGAGTTGCTCCTCAAGAGCCAGGTGAAGGATACAAATTCACAAACAAAACTGTTGGTGGATCAGTACCAAAAGAATATGTTGGTCCAGTTGACATGGGTATACAAGGAGCTATGCAATCTGGTATAGTTGCTGGATATCCAGTTGTAGACGTTGCTGTTGAGTTATATGATGGTTCTTACCATGAGGTTGACTCTTCTGAGATGGCGTTTAAGATGGCTGGTTCAATGGCATTCAAAGATGCTATGAAGAAAGGTAATGCAGTTCTTTTAGAGCCTTACTTCAAAGTAGAAGTTGTTACTCCAGAAGATTACATGGGAGATGTTATGGGTGACTTAAACTCAAGAAGAGGATTAATCCAAGGTATGGAAGCTAGAAGTGGTGCACAAGTTATAAATGCATTCGTTCCACTTTCAGAAATGTTTGGATACTCAACAGACCTAAGATCTTCAACTCAAGGTCGTGCAACTTACACAATGATATTCGATCACTATGAGCAAGTTCCAGCTTCAGTTGCTAAGAAAATAGCTGAAGGAAAATAATTTAAAAATAATTAATAATATAAATATAAAAAATAATCAGCTAGATGAGAGATATCTCTCATCTAGCACAAGATAAAGGGAGGAAATTCAAAATGGCTAAAGCTAAATACGAAAGAACAAAACCTCATGTTAATATAGGGACAATAGGACACGTAGACCACGGTAAAACTACATTAACAGCAGCAATAACAAAAACATTATATGACAGATATCAATTAGGAGAAGCAGTAGATTTCGCAAACATAGATAAAGCTCCAGAAGAAAGAGAAAGAGGAATCACAATATCAACAGCACACGTTGAGTATGAAACACCAAATAGACACTATGCACACG from Clostridioides difficile ATCC 9689 = DSM 1296 includes the following:
- the fusA gene encoding elongation factor G; the encoded protein is MARKFPLERTRNIGIMAHIDAGKTTTTERILFYTGQTHKIGETHEGASQMDWMEQEKERGITITSAATTASWKDHRINIIDTPGHVDFTVEVERSLRVLDGSVAVFCAKGGVEPQSENVWRQAETYGVPRIAFVNKMDILGADFYNVVSMMKSRLNSNAVPMQLPIGKEDSFIGIIDLLKMDAVIYKDDLGVEMEETDIPEDMKELAAEWREKLVESVAETDEELMMKYLEGEELTIDELKVAIRKATIACEMNPVFCGTAYRNKGVQLVIDAVLDYLPAPTDIPAIKGILADGEEAERHSSDEEPFSALAFKIMTDPFVGKLAFFRVYSGTLESGSYVLNATKNKRERIGRILQMHANTREEITKVYAGDIAAAVGLKDTTTGDTLCDPANPIILESMEFPEPVISVAIEPSSKAAQEKMGIALQKLAEEDPTFTVKTDQETGQTIISGMGELHLEIIVDRLLREFKVEAKVGAPQVAYRETITQPVDVEYKYSKQSGGRGQYGHVKIRVAPQEPGEGYKFTNKTVGGSVPKEYVGPVDMGIQGAMQSGIVAGYPVVDVAVELYDGSYHEVDSSEMAFKMAGSMAFKDAMKKGNAVLLEPYFKVEVVTPEDYMGDVMGDLNSRRGLIQGMEARSGAQVINAFVPLSEMFGYSTDLRSSTQGRATYTMIFDHYEQVPASVAKKIAEGK